The Porphyrobacter sp. HT-58-2 genome has a window encoding:
- the ahcY gene encoding adenosylhomocysteinase — protein sequence MATLAAAPTHEYVIKDIALAQFGRDEIMIAETEMPGLMALREEYGAAQPLKGARITGSLHMTIQTAVLIETLVALGAEVRWATCNIFSTQDHAAAAIAARGIPVFAVKGETLADYWDYVGRIFDWASEADPDLTCNMILDDGGDATMFALWGARLEAGEEMGEPTNAEEIEFQRALKAFVAAKPGYLTKTVKAIKGVSEETTTGVMRLYQIAKQGKLPFPAINVNDSVTKSKFDNLYGCKESLVDAIRRATDVMLAGKVACVAGYGDVGKGSAASLRDGGARVMVTEIDPICALQAAMDGFEVVTMEEAVKRADIFVTATGNEDVITAEHMMNMKPMAIVCNIGHFDSEIQISALSNYEWKEIKEGTDIVTFPDGKSIIILAKGRLVNLGCATGHPSFVMSASFTNQTLAQIELFTKAEEYDNDVYVLPKHLDEKVAALHLAKLGVQLTQLSQKQASYIGVPQAGPFKPDHYRY from the coding sequence ATGGCCACCCTCGCTGCCGCCCCGACTCACGAATATGTCATCAAGGACATCGCGCTCGCTCAGTTCGGACGCGACGAGATCATGATCGCCGAAACCGAAATGCCGGGCCTGATGGCGCTGCGCGAGGAATATGGCGCGGCCCAGCCCTTGAAGGGCGCGCGGATCACCGGCTCGCTCCACATGACGATCCAGACCGCGGTGCTGATCGAGACCCTCGTGGCGCTGGGCGCCGAAGTGCGCTGGGCGACCTGCAACATCTTCTCGACCCAGGACCACGCCGCCGCTGCCATCGCTGCGCGCGGGATTCCCGTCTTCGCCGTCAAGGGCGAGACGCTGGCCGATTACTGGGATTATGTCGGCCGCATCTTCGACTGGGCCTCGGAAGCCGATCCGGACCTCACCTGCAACATGATCCTCGACGATGGCGGCGATGCCACGATGTTCGCGCTGTGGGGCGCGCGCCTTGAAGCAGGGGAAGAAATGGGCGAGCCGACCAACGCCGAGGAAATCGAATTCCAGCGCGCGCTCAAGGCCTTCGTCGCTGCCAAGCCCGGCTACCTCACCAAGACGGTGAAGGCGATCAAGGGCGTCTCGGAAGAGACCACCACGGGCGTCATGCGCCTCTACCAGATCGCCAAGCAGGGCAAGCTGCCCTTCCCGGCGATCAACGTGAACGATTCGGTCACCAAGTCGAAGTTCGACAACCTCTACGGCTGCAAGGAATCGCTGGTCGACGCGATCCGCCGCGCGACTGACGTGATGCTGGCCGGCAAGGTCGCCTGCGTTGCGGGCTACGGCGATGTCGGCAAGGGCTCGGCCGCCAGCTTGCGTGACGGCGGCGCGCGCGTGATGGTCACCGAGATCGACCCGATCTGCGCCCTTCAGGCCGCGATGGACGGTTTCGAAGTCGTCACCATGGAAGAGGCCGTCAAGCGCGCCGACATCTTCGTCACCGCCACCGGCAACGAAGACGTGATCACTGCCGAGCACATGATGAACATGAAGCCGATGGCGATCGTCTGCAACATCGGTCACTTCGACAGCGAGATCCAGATTTCGGCCCTGTCGAACTACGAGTGGAAGGAAATCAAGGAAGGCACCGACATCGTCACCTTCCCCGATGGCAAGTCGATCATCATTCTCGCCAAGGGCCGCCTGGTAAACCTCGGCTGCGCCACCGGCCACCCGAGCTTCGTGATGAGCGCAAGCTTCACCAACCAGACGCTTGCCCAGATCGAGCTGTTCACCAAGGCGGAGGAATACGACAACGACGTCTACGTCCTGCCCAAGCATCTCGACGAAAAGGTCGCTGCGCTGCATCTCGCCAAGCTTGGTGTGCAACTGACGCAGCTCAGCCAGAAGCAGGCGAGCTACATCGGCGTGCCGCAGGCTGGCCCGTTCAAGCCGGATCACTACCGCTACTGA
- the tsaE gene encoding tRNA (adenosine(37)-N6)-threonylcarbamoyltransferase complex ATPase subunit type 1 TsaE, with protein MALREVLPDLAAMESFGARIAQRLQPGDVVALEGGLGAGKTTLARAILAALGHAGEVPSPTFTIIETYAAPPLRMPVVHADFYRLDDPSELMEIGLEDYRQGAALIAEWPEHAGGFTQEAGCLAIMLETVGESGEGGRIAIARGGADWVGRMP; from the coding sequence ATGGCGTTGCGCGAGGTTCTGCCTGATCTGGCGGCGATGGAGTCCTTCGGCGCGCGCATTGCCCAAAGGTTGCAGCCGGGCGACGTGGTCGCGCTCGAAGGCGGTCTTGGGGCGGGCAAGACGACACTTGCCCGGGCCATTCTTGCGGCGCTTGGCCATGCAGGCGAAGTGCCATCGCCGACCTTTACCATCATCGAGACCTACGCCGCGCCGCCGCTGAGGATGCCCGTGGTTCATGCCGATTTCTACCGGCTCGACGATCCGTCGGAACTGATGGAAATCGGGCTTGAGGATTACCGCCAGGGTGCGGCGCTGATCGCCGAATGGCCTGAGCATGCAGGCGGCTTCACGCAGGAAGCGGGGTGTCTTGCCATCATGCTGGAAACCGTTGGAGAAAGCGGGGAGGGCGGGCGGATTGCGATTGCCCGTGGCGGTGCGGATTGGGTAGGGCGGATGCCATGA
- a CDS encoding peroxiredoxin produces MTISVGDKLPEVTLIKATPEGPQPVKSSDYFAGKKVALFSVPGAFTPTCSAKHLPGFVEKAADLKAKGVDEIIGTAVNDAFVMGAWNAAAGSEAITMLADGNADFVEAIGLTMDGSAFGLGKRGQRFSMVINDGVVEQLNVEEPGDFKVSSADYMLGQL; encoded by the coding sequence ATGACCATTTCCGTTGGCGACAAGCTTCCCGAAGTCACCCTGATCAAGGCCACTCCCGAAGGCCCGCAGCCGGTCAAGTCCTCGGACTATTTCGCGGGCAAGAAGGTCGCGCTGTTCAGCGTCCCAGGGGCCTTCACCCCGACCTGCTCGGCCAAGCACCTTCCGGGCTTCGTCGAAAAGGCCGCCGATCTCAAGGCCAAGGGCGTTGACGAGATCATCGGCACCGCCGTCAACGACGCCTTCGTGATGGGTGCCTGGAACGCCGCAGCCGGCAGCGAGGCGATCACCATGCTGGCAGACGGCAATGCAGATTTCGTCGAAGCGATCGGCCTCACCATGGACGGCTCGGCCTTCGGCCTGGGCAAGCGCGGTCAGCGCTTCTCGATGGTGATCAACGACGGCGTCGTGGAACAGCTCAATGTCGAAGAACCAGGCGACTTCAAGGTTTCGAGCGCGGATTACATGCTCGGGCAGCTCTGA
- a CDS encoding PAS domain-containing sensor histidine kinase has product MDVTPLSLLLIALVLAAWAVGAGVVVLRANRSVKRTKAMRTSLKRMQTLLDVAPALPMLVRIDGRIEAPEKLARLLGLTSIPQYLSELVVPSGQPKAGGLAPQQIEELWAKIQTTQKSAAPFRMALNLPGSRRSLALYGTLADPQVSPGGAALVWVFDFSESHAEMARLRAAAARATGDFAALVGLIEAAPMPMWFRGSDLTLQLVNQAYVDAVGATSAAEVVQSQIELLEPENERSPAEIAASSLQTQDKSERIVAATIHGARRTLRVSDLPLGQEGVAGYAIDIEEQQQVAREFRAFRDAQRALLDQLSVGVALFDAEERLTFANRPFRRLFSVNDEVVEARTSFERFLAEARERGLTPEVRDFPEWRRERTGWFGMRDAVEEAWPLPGGTHLRVVAQPMPDGGLVLITEDRTESLALSAVRDTLLRTRTATLDSLFEALAIFAPDGSVQLWNRSFAGTWGLSTELLDQHPSADELLTAIGRNLVRPEEAGLIGGAVRAATLDRREKGGQVELADGRTLRFAGIPLPDGNGLLTVLDITASQKAEQALRERAEALDEANAVKARFLANMSYEFRTPLTTIGGYAELLKSGVASDPEQSGEYVDAILAAVERLTEQVENVLDLSQSEAGLLPIRKERLDLLDFLTKLVREREEAIIAAGLSLDLKGRRGRIIEADPRQMGRAMGNLIDNAIGGTPEGGRIVIEIRRLADGGPGAGMEVTIADNGKGMSSAELARAMGGVRAEKDAAPERRTGLGIPLARQLIEAHDGTLEIISRKGAGTTATIRLP; this is encoded by the coding sequence ATGGATGTAACGCCGCTTTCGCTGTTGCTGATTGCGCTGGTGCTCGCCGCCTGGGCGGTGGGCGCGGGTGTGGTCGTGCTGCGTGCGAATAGGAGTGTGAAGCGCACCAAGGCGATGCGCACGAGCCTGAAGCGGATGCAGACCCTGCTGGATGTCGCCCCTGCACTTCCCATGCTTGTGCGTATCGATGGCCGGATCGAAGCTCCCGAAAAGCTTGCTCGGTTGCTGGGGCTCACCAGCATCCCCCAATATCTATCGGAACTGGTTGTGCCTTCCGGGCAGCCTAAGGCAGGGGGGCTCGCACCGCAGCAAATCGAGGAGTTATGGGCCAAAATCCAGACCACCCAGAAAAGCGCGGCACCCTTTCGAATGGCGCTCAACCTGCCGGGCTCGCGGCGTAGTCTGGCGCTGTACGGCACGCTCGCCGATCCGCAGGTTTCTCCCGGCGGCGCCGCCTTGGTGTGGGTGTTCGACTTTTCCGAGAGCCATGCCGAGATGGCGCGGTTGAGGGCCGCTGCTGCGCGTGCAACAGGGGATTTTGCGGCACTGGTGGGCCTGATCGAGGCGGCCCCGATGCCGATGTGGTTCCGCGGCAGTGACCTGACCTTGCAACTGGTCAACCAAGCCTATGTTGATGCAGTCGGCGCCACTAGTGCTGCCGAGGTGGTGCAGTCTCAGATCGAGCTGCTCGAGCCTGAGAATGAGCGCTCACCCGCTGAAATCGCGGCATCCAGTCTGCAAACTCAGGATAAGTCGGAGCGGATCGTCGCGGCCACCATTCACGGTGCGCGTCGAACCTTGCGGGTTTCGGATCTGCCGCTCGGGCAGGAAGGCGTGGCGGGCTATGCCATCGACATTGAGGAACAGCAGCAGGTCGCGCGCGAATTCCGGGCTTTCCGCGATGCCCAGCGCGCGCTGCTCGATCAGCTTTCGGTCGGTGTGGCGCTGTTCGATGCCGAGGAACGCCTGACATTTGCCAATCGCCCGTTCCGGCGCCTGTTCAGCGTCAACGATGAGGTGGTTGAAGCGCGTACATCGTTCGAACGCTTCCTCGCCGAAGCCCGTGAACGCGGTCTTACGCCTGAAGTGCGCGATTTTCCCGAATGGCGGCGCGAGCGCACTGGCTGGTTCGGGATGCGTGATGCAGTGGAGGAGGCGTGGCCGCTGCCCGGCGGTACGCACCTGCGGGTTGTTGCGCAGCCGATGCCTGATGGCGGCCTTGTGCTGATTACAGAGGACCGCACGGAAAGCCTCGCTCTTTCTGCAGTGCGCGACACCCTGCTGCGCACCCGTACGGCAACGCTGGATAGCCTGTTCGAGGCGCTGGCAATCTTTGCGCCCGATGGTTCGGTGCAACTGTGGAACCGGAGTTTTGCGGGAACTTGGGGCCTTTCCACCGAATTGCTTGATCAGCACCCCAGCGCCGATGAACTTCTGACCGCGATCGGGCGCAACCTTGTGCGTCCCGAAGAAGCCGGTCTGATCGGCGGGGCGGTGCGCGCTGCGACGCTCGACCGGCGGGAAAAAGGCGGGCAGGTGGAACTTGCCGATGGCCGCACCCTGCGCTTTGCGGGAATACCGCTTCCCGACGGAAACGGCCTGCTCACCGTGCTCGACATCACTGCCTCGCAGAAGGCTGAACAGGCCCTGCGCGAGCGTGCCGAGGCGCTCGACGAAGCGAATGCCGTCAAGGCCCGTTTCCTTGCCAATATGAGTTATGAATTCCGTACGCCGCTGACGACTATCGGCGGCTATGCGGAACTGCTGAAAAGCGGCGTGGCGAGCGACCCGGAACAGTCGGGCGAATATGTCGATGCGATCCTTGCTGCGGTCGAACGTCTTACCGAACAGGTCGAAAACGTGCTCGATCTGTCGCAGAGCGAGGCGGGGCTGCTGCCGATTCGCAAGGAGCGGCTCGATCTGCTCGATTTCCTCACAAAACTGGTGCGCGAACGCGAGGAGGCGATCATCGCGGCAGGCCTGAGCCTTGATCTCAAAGGGCGGCGCGGGCGCATCATCGAGGCGGATCCGCGCCAGATGGGAAGGGCGATGGGCAACCTGATCGACAATGCCATTGGTGGAACCCCGGAGGGCGGGCGCATTGTTATCGAGATTCGCCGGCTTGCCGATGGCGGCCCGGGCGCGGGCATGGAAGTGACGATCGCCGATAATGGCAAGGGGATGAGTTCGGCTGAACTTGCCCGTGCGATGGGTGGAGTTCGGGCCGAGAAAGACGCTGCGCCCGAGCGACGCACCGGACTTGGCATTCCGCTCGCCCGTCAACTGATCGAGGCGCATGACGGCACGCTGGAGATCATCAGCCGCAAAGGTGCCGGCACCACTGCAACGATCCGTCTGCCGTGA